The Chitinophaga caeni genome segment TTAAATATTAGGCAACTATTACTAAAATAATTTCAACAGGCCATATTGCAATTGTTCCTACAATATTGGCCGGTTAAAAGTCCTAACGAGCTTTTAGAAAATGAAATATTATCAACTGAATCCCAAACAGGCAACATAAACAAAGTACTACCACCTAAGTTGGATTTCCCGATATCCTTACATCACGGGAAACCCGGCAATTACAGCCCTTTTATAAATTATAAATTTTCATAACTTGATATTAATCACACGAAAAGAGGGGTTTAAAATTGCAAGTTTTTCTGTTATTTTGAAGAGCAGAGAAAAAAATAAGATTCATAACAATTGATTTTTCAATAATTCCGGGGTGAAAACACGCTAGGAACATTTTGGTAGATGTTAGTATATTACCTCGCATTCCATGAAAACTGGTATACCTGTGTTTAAATTCACACATTATCAACCGATTGTAAGGTATAATTAACGGTTGTAGCTTGAATTTAACTGTTTAACATTTTTCCGGGATGTAAATATTTGTTTCCAGTAGCTTTATCTCCTGGTTTAATTTAAGGTTTAATGTATGGAGTATTTATATGATGTAGATACGGCAAAATCGTTGTTATTAGAAATCATCAAGTTAAACTCGGATGAAAAGTCCTTGGTATGGCTACATGAGAAATTGACCCGTTATAAGGAAAACCCTCAATTGCAGATATTCAATACTACTTTTACGGCTATTCCAAGGTTTATAGGGAAAGCTAATATCAGCAATTATTTAGATAATGATCATTTCGAACGCATCATACCGGGATGCTATTATTCATATACTCTCTTTACAACGGATCAACTGGCGCGGTTATGGTGGCTAATGCAAATACAGGTGAACTCGAAAGAAGCCTATTGTAAAGCCATTGAACAACTGTTCCTTTCTGCCGAGATGCGCGAGCTGGTGGCGCTGTACAAGTTCTTACCTTATTACGCTTACCCGGAATACTGGGTTCATCAAACGAAGGAAGGAATCCGTTCCAATATCGGCTACGTATTGGCCGCCATCATGGAACATAATCCTTACCCTGCCAAATACCTGGATGAAGCTGCCTGGAACCAACTCGTACTAAAAGCCTTTTTTACAGAGATGAAAGTAAGCGCTATAAATGGTCTTATGGAAAGGGCGAACCCTACCTTAGCGAGAATCTTATGGGATTATGCAAACGAGCGGAGATCCGCCGGGCGCAGGGTACCTAACGGGCTCTGGAACTTGGTAGGTCCATTTGCCGATACCATTGATTGGCAAAAATTAACGGCTTTTTATGACGGGTCACCGGGGGAAGAAAAGAAAGAAATGGCATTAGGACTATCGTTAAGTCCATCCGGGCCTATCAAGGAATGGCTGGATGCTACCGGGTTCGGGGAAGATATAAAATCCGGTAAGATAAAATTAGAACCAGGTTGGACAGCACATCCACCTTCAAAATTTAATAACATTTGATATGTGTTGCAGTCACGAATTATCAGAAAAAGACTTACAACCAATAACTGTTCACGCAGGTTGGCAAGAAAATATTAAAGGCATGCGATTTTTTGATCCGCATGTGCATATGACTTCCAGGACGACCGATGATTACCAAGCAATGGCGGATGCCGGTGTGGCAGCCATCATTGAACCGGCCTTCTGGCTTGGTCAACCGCGGACAGGGCTTGACAGTTTCCGCGATTATTATTCCAGCCTGGTAGGATGGGAAAGGTTCCGTTCTTCGCAGTTTGGCATCAAGCATTATTGTACGATAGGGCTTAATTCCAAGGAAGCTAACAACGAAAGGCTGGCAGAGCAGGTAATGGAAATATTACCCCTTTTTATTTATAAAGAAGGCGTAGTGGGCATAGGTGAAATCGGGTTCGACGATCAAACTGCCGCCGAAGAAAAATATTACCGCGCACAGTTGGAACTGGCCAAGGAAGCGCAATTGCCAGTTCAAATTCATACCCCTCACCGTGATAAAAAAAGGGGCACACAACGCAGTATGGATATTGCAATTGAGCATGGGATTGATCCTTCCATGGTAATCGTGGATCATAATAATGAAGAAACGGTGAAAGAAGTGCTAGACCGGGGCTTCTGGGCAGCTTTTACGATCTACCCCTTTACCAAGATGGGAAATGAAAGGATGGTAGCCGTAGTACAACAATACGGAAGCGAGCGGATCATGATTAATTCCGCAGCAGACTGGGGCATCAGTGATCCCCTTGCCGTACCAAAAACTGCCGCTCTTATGAAGGTTAATAATATTGCCGATGCCGATATCCGCCTCGTTACATATCAAAATGCGATTACCGCTTTCGCGCAAAGCGGCCAAATTAACGTGGCTGATTTTGAACAGGCGCAGCCGGTCAACCAAAGCCTGGATTATCAAGGCAATAAAATATTAAGAGGCGGGCAGCAACCGAGAATAGATAAAGAAGATATTATCATACGCTAGTATCAACTATTATCCCTTATACCATAGATGAAAACCTAATAGAATTTTTGTGCAATACATAAAGTATAAATTATTAGCATACCTCCGCTTAATGCGCTTTGCCAACATCCTGACAGCAGTTGCAGATGTAATGGCTGGCGTTGCCATTGCCGGTTGGGCAAAAGTCCCCTTGATTGTAGATATCGATTCAATATTACAAATCACCTGTTTATGTATAGCAACTGCCGGGTTGTATGGCGGCGGCGTCGTCTTCAACGATATATTTGATGCGGAACTAGATCGTGTAGAACGACCGGAAAGACCGATACCCAGCGGCGCGGTATCAAAAACACAAGCTATTATACTGGGCATTTATTTGCTGTTGATCGGAATTTTTGCAGCCTTCACCATTAGTATATTGACCGGTTATATCGCTATTGCAATAGCAGCCTGTGCCTTGATATACAATAAATGGGGTAAACACCGGGGATTCCTCGGGCCAGTCAACATGGGAATTTGCAGGGGATT includes the following:
- a CDS encoding TatD family hydrolase, giving the protein MCCSHELSEKDLQPITVHAGWQENIKGMRFFDPHVHMTSRTTDDYQAMADAGVAAIIEPAFWLGQPRTGLDSFRDYYSSLVGWERFRSSQFGIKHYCTIGLNSKEANNERLAEQVMEILPLFIYKEGVVGIGEIGFDDQTAAEEKYYRAQLELAKEAQLPVQIHTPHRDKKRGTQRSMDIAIEHGIDPSMVIVDHNNEETVKEVLDRGFWAAFTIYPFTKMGNERMVAVVQQYGSERIMINSAADWGISDPLAVPKTAALMKVNNIADADIRLVTYQNAITAFAQSGQINVADFEQAQPVNQSLDYQGNKILRGGQQPRIDKEDIIIR
- a CDS encoding EboA domain-containing protein encodes the protein MEYLYDVDTAKSLLLEIIKLNSDEKSLVWLHEKLTRYKENPQLQIFNTTFTAIPRFIGKANISNYLDNDHFERIIPGCYYSYTLFTTDQLARLWWLMQIQVNSKEAYCKAIEQLFLSAEMRELVALYKFLPYYAYPEYWVHQTKEGIRSNIGYVLAAIMEHNPYPAKYLDEAAWNQLVLKAFFTEMKVSAINGLMERANPTLARILWDYANERRSAGRRVPNGLWNLVGPFADTIDWQKLTAFYDGSPGEEKKEMALGLSLSPSGPIKEWLDATGFGEDIKSGKIKLEPGWTAHPPSKFNNI
- the eboC gene encoding UbiA-like protein EboC (EboC, a homolog the polyprenyltransferase UbiA, belongs to system of proteins involved in the trafficking of precursor metabolites to an extracytoplasmic compartment so that the biosynthesis of certain natural products, such as scytonemin, can be completed.) produces the protein MQYIKYKLLAYLRLMRFANILTAVADVMAGVAIAGWAKVPLIVDIDSILQITCLCIATAGLYGGGVVFNDIFDAELDRVERPERPIPSGAVSKTQAIILGIYLLLIGIFAAFTISILTGYIAIAIAACALIYNKWGKHRGFLGPVNMGICRGLNLLLGMSIINESIDSMGWVAILPIVYISAITLISRDEVHGGQKGPLRIAATCYFLVYATILFIAYMNGKIWQVLPFIAIFIFLTNRPLLKAIKNPVGPNIGAAVKGGIIALIAMDAAWAASFATLPYAVSVLLLLPVSLIISKWISVT